The nucleotide sequence ttctacctttcaaatcgaATCAATGttaagtcaatctcaatctatatttggtcaaataaaaaccaatccccagtgaatatgtttccgtttggtcaagtggctagctcaatccaagagcagcttgtacctgtctatctgtttctgtccggtggagtaaccagttcgcatccaagaacaagctcacacctgtttatttgcctttgctttcggtcgagtgaccagctcaatccaagagcagcttgtacctgtcaatatgtttccgtttggtcaagtggctagctcaatccaagagcagcttgtacctgtctatctgtttctgtccggtggagtaaccagttcgcatccaagaacaagctcacacctgtttatttgcctttgctttcggtcgagtgaccagctcaatccaagagcagcttgtacctgtcaatatgtttccgtttggtcaagtgcctagctcaatccaagagcggCTTGTACCTATCTATctgtttgtctccggtggagtaaccagttcacatccaagaacaagctcgcacctatctatttgccttgctttcagtcgagtcaccagttcgaatccgtaagaacaactcgtacttgccaattttctctttttcccagtcgagtgaccagttcgaatccataagaacaactcgcagttgtctgtttgtttcatccccggtcaagtggctagttcgaatcccagaacagcttgcacctgtccaacttgtttctagtttcccgttactctgctattcactatctttgtcaatgtctaccaatcccgcaatggatacgacatattttgttaattccaatccccatgaggtcttgcattcataatccaaatgatgcatggcatgcatattatttgaaaatgggtaggcgtatttttacgtccaaacacggtgcaaatgctaatatttaagtatcttcgtcctgtcaagccaaagactccgtctcttgactctccagacaaagaaacttaaataggggcagctgttataccctgtttttggacctaaaaatactgggcccaatttcatttcaaactttgtcaaatgtcaaatttcaactgcacagttcaaattgtctctgcctcgcagtattttcaatcacaattttacctatgtttttcttgcataaaaccttttgaaatgtctttacttgtcttgtaagtcgttcaaaagtgtctctgaatcattacattgctttttctacagtttatttcaaaatttgcaaaaaaagtcatacagaagggtattttggtcatttcctgcagtgggacccattttcatccttgtgactgtctctgagtcttttcggattacttttaaacatttcatcagtaaactttgttaaaattcatttcaaacttgcatctgagtcagtgtcaagtcaatttgattcagtttaggtcgtttttaaccctaggggcattttggtcatttcacatgaaattttggcatggggaggttactttgaagtacctcatttaagccattggttcgttttagtccgttttgtcagttttatttttgtttcactttacgtttggtcaaattacgtttttattcaaattttatttttaattgcattttggtccctcaattgaggtccaaaaattgcatttttgtccaaactgtttttttatttcatttcaagtttttaattttgcagtttagtcctcaatttctttgtttttgcagaaaggccCAGAAGTCCAAAATTACAAGGCCGTGCCAGTTTTCTCCATGTCCAGATGTCACAAAtccattggctcaagtgtacacatgtcagctataaatacattgAGTCAGATTTCAGAGCCATTAactacacgccaactcataaacacaaattcaattttcttttttcagcaacagaatcaaaacagaaaagttTCTCAgattcaccaagaacacaaaaccctaaccgttttccagaaagcaagaatcatcaaaattcattgaatttcccattgattctcagagattcctgaggaatcatcatcatagaaccaattcctctgcaattcaagcgCAGCTCCGTCACCGTTTGGCAACGAATCCAGGCGCGATCACAGAGACAACagcgagaagaagaagaagaagaaggtgaatcAGTGAAGAAACACCGTGTTGTTTCCAGTTTCAAAGCAACAAAGTCACAAAAGAACCAGATCAAAGTTTCCAGAAGCTCTTCCTACAGAGTCTCCGAAtcgaaaatcacaggtaaacaacttcaacatcattttctttgaaaaaagcaTGAATCAGTGAAGTAAAACAAACCGAATCCAaagatttccagaattcaaagccaaggccgtaaccgtaaacacaaaacctagatccataaggatctaagttttgaaagcaagaacgcgTACCAGAAAATCaatcaaacgacgaaacgatgtaaatctttaaagatctaaacgttttgttaaaaaaaaacaatcaaaaaatcatttcaaaaccgtatgagTCTTTTcccgatctacgtcgtttcaagaaTCGTTTGAAAACCAGTGCCAGAATCATACTTAGAATAAGAAGACGAATCAGAAAACGTAGGAATCTTagaattctggaaatttcttCGCCGGAACCCTAGGAGGttcatcggagaagatgaagtttccggtcaccttcatcttctccggcgacaTAGCCAGAAACCGGTggaggtgagagaagagagaagagtgagtttagagagagaagctctgagagaagagagagagagaatttgtaaaaaatgaaaaaaaccggtgctAGCTTGTTTATATaggcaactgaaccggaccggttcaagaccggtccaatcccttcaatcctgagcgttggatctagggtttccccctctggatcaatccaacgctccctgtgcatccggatcttttggttttttgggcttgggctttatttctttgctttttacgtttttgtttacttttctgctatttgcactgtttttgtttgctacctgcacctatgtcttgattaaaattgtgataaaattcctagaaaaattcatacatgtttcttgatattttcttattgtttttatgacatttttgcacattgaggattcatgaaattttggtatgattaattcatagcattttaattctctttgaattatttattatggattcttcttcacacatttgtccttgatgtgagaatatgtgataaaactacttgatgtgttaatatgagaaATTTGTGCCTATAAtctcatgttgatttgctgttttgatttggttcataagttcttgattttatgaacaatatatgcctattttgaaagatataaaatgccaagtttattctagaaaatatggcatgaaaccatgcttgcatatttccaataattccatgctataacttgagataaagaaaactctttcaaaatttgttaaagcatgagaattagaggccaagaatgctttaggtttcatacctaagtttttagggtttaatgtcattttgttaactttttgtgccatcttgcatgcttttatttcttagtacttgttatgttttttttcttttcactaacaagtttatttccatgtttcatgcatctcatttagcattccctccaccttctttagtctagcatttatttttgcaagttttaattcattttagagatgtaatttaccattggtttgtagcttggcaaagaggccatagaatgtatttaggagatgttgtaatatggactatggacactatggcgcaccgacacgcacacactcaccttagatgtatgcataggattgtatggttaaataagcgtttaggttttaaacacttagagaaaatccatcttttttccaaaaaaaaacaattgaacttcacttcaaaaaatttcataataaatatgaagtcaacacttcattttttttcttttctttttcttaaggaaaattcaattcatcttaaccatttagactttctttctaatcactaatcaaacctcacttttttgctaaatctaatgctcatgaagcctcccaatctccttcttcaaaaccattttcaaaacttaaaatcaaacaattaaaacaaaaacaaatttttttagcaagaactacgaacggttttgatcccttaaaagggtacgtaggcaatgagtcaaaactcatccaagccgaaataaaatcaaattctacttcttctcacccccattcttcactcaaataaaacttcttttctttcaataagtaggcaataaaaataaaacgtagaaatcgacttaggaaaacggctcctatagaggactatagttactccgggtgcctaacaccttcccgtagtaaaaccgacccccgaacttagaatctaagggttttttctcaatttttcccttcccaagaaaaaagagagaaatcaacggtcgaaaggtacaagtccaattaaatggcttggcacccaaaaaccatgataacagttGTCTTGTAATTTTAGTCAACATGCAAGTAGTACATGAATcaaaatttttatcaaaattaggAATTAGATTTGATTTCATCATATCCtccaattttctaaaattaacaTGTCCCAATCGCATATGCCATAAATCACAAGTCTCAACCATATAAGCagaaatcatattattattattattaatatttgcaaCATTACATTTGAACATATTCTCACACAAATATCCCTTTCCTACAAACACACCCCCCTTTGAGAGGATAAATTTATCTCCCTCAAATACAGATTTGAACCCATTCTTATTAAGTAATGGTACAGAAATCAAGTTCTTCCTAACTTCAGGAACATAAAATACATCTTTAAGAGTAAGTGTTTTTCCAGAAGTGAATTCAATCTCTATGGTCCCTTTTCCTTGGACTTGCACAGTTGAATCATTTCCCATGTACAAAACACTCACATCTTTATTGATGGTCTTGaacattttattgtttttgcaCACATGGCGAGTAGCACCAGAGTCTATCCACCATGAATCAACATCTTCAATCATGTTGATTTCAGAAATGACCgcaacaaaatcatcatttgtTGCCCTTGAattcttttctttgttctttttttaaagaacctgCATTCATTCTTGAAGTGTCCTTCTTTCCCACAAAAGTAACATTcacctttccttttctttttgttgttattacCATTGTGGTTATGATGAGACTTATCATTTTCATGATTTCTctttttggaagatttgcttgaatTTCCTTCTTCCATAACATGAACCTTCTCTTGAGTAACATGATTCTTAATACCTTCTTGTTTTCGGTATTCTTCTTCTAAACGAAGGTGATTGCCAAGTTGCTCAAGAGAAATGTCTTCCTTCTTATGTTTCATGGTTCGTTTGAAATCTTTCCAAGAAGGAGGAAGTTTGTCAATTATGGATGATACAATAATTGTTTCATCCATATtcatgttatgttgtttgtAGTTGTTAAGAATACGTTCAATCTCATATAATTGTTCCATAACAGACTTATTATCTACCATTTTGTAATTATTAAAATGAGAGACAAGGAATTTCTTACTTGTTGCATCTTCACGCATGTATCTGGTTTCCAATTTGTCCCATAAGTCTTTTGCAGAAGGGCTGCTCTGGTAGATATCGAACAAAGAGTCAGACATACCATTCAGGATGTGTCTTAAGCAGATGTAATCATCGTTGTCCCATTTCTGTCTGTCTCTTGTCTCAGCAACGGTTTCATCATCCTTCTCCTCAGGCCTTGCCATGTTCAGAACGTATGCCACTTTCAATGTTGTAAgaagaaacttcatcttcttttgcCAACGGATGAAATTTCCCCCATCAAACTTTTCCAACTTAACAAAGTCAGAAGTCATTTCTTTCAATGAAGCAGCCATAGAAATCGAACCTAAAGATTGTTATATATCTTGTTTGTTGGGAAGaggctgctgcacttgaaacctgaaatgtttaatgatcatgcatgtaaaactcaaagcgtatggggttgccacactaacctttaggttcgattcgcccccaccaataaatgtatattggatgcaataggaatgaccggcgaatccccttcaggatactatgagttccttgacgtgtattgcacaaccacaccaagcgtatctcctaacagtattttacagatttatggttccagcaattcactcatgcattagagaattgatggatgatttagaataatagaatggtgaagaattatgttgttaatgtaacaaaattctGTCCAAATTGTGTGTAGTTGTGTGGTTTTTGTATATTCAACTAATGCCCAAATGTCAAgcatttatagtgcattatatgactcttcacatgagagaaaacacctatttaacttgaatcaatgccatgattcattaagcacccttttgccaaaggttataaccatatatacttgaatcaatgtcatggttcattattaataataaataataatgttccaatgtatatgaatggttcccatgaagagttacaacttttggttctaaattgattccattattttggaaatcaccAACAATACATTTGTTCAAAACTTTCATCAAATGATTAGCAACAACTTTTGCAACCACCTTATATAAAATcattatgaaaatatattgaTCTCCAATCCTTAATTGATGGTTGAGTTTCACCTTTCGGAATCATAGCAATATTTGTTCTGTTAAGGTTGGCAGGAAAAAAGCTTGATTATTGTTGATAATTGTACAAGAAAGAATTGGAATATATTTTCTGAATAGAATAGAATTATCATACAATGCATGAAATATAGGTATGATCTGTTTCATAAAACAATAACCTACAATGGTTTCATAAAACTGTAACCATTAATAACTACCACTAAGCAacacaacaatttaaaaactgAACAACAGttgataaaatcaaataacCAACACCTAAAACAATGACTCCACATCAGCAGTCTTAAGGAGCAGCAAACACCAAGCTTTGGTCTCGTGTCTTTAAACTTGGTAGTTGGTAAgggctttgtaaatatatcatcTATTTGTTCTTCTGTTTTGCAATAAACAAGAGTAGTAGCGCCATCCTTCTGCACTTCCCCTCAAGGAAAACAGTTTGATGTTGAAATGCTTGGTTTCTCCGTGAAAAACTGAATTGTGGGAAATAGCTATTGcaacttgattatcaacaaaaatCCTATTGTGTTCTTTCTGCTCAAGATGAAGATCACGCAATATCTTTGTCAGCCGCATAGCTTGATTTACAGCAGCATTTGCAGCAAAAAACTCTGCTTTGGCAGTAGATTGAGCCactatttcttgttttttttttttttttttttttttttaactccaGAATACTTGTGCTTCCTCCGACTTGAGCTTTATAAAGATCTAACACATACGAGTAAAATCAACAATGAATATAGTATAATAAAGACTGTCATTCAAAGGTGTTCTTCATGGGCCTGCAATATCAGTATGAATTAATTTCAACTTCTTTGTTGCTCTCCATGTTGTCTTTGGAAATGGCTTCCTACATTGCTTTCCAAACTGACAAGCCTTGCAATTTGAAATATGGTCACCAAGTTCTGGAAGGTCGTTTGTCATATCCTTGGATTTTAGTTGCAGCAGGCCCTGATGATGATATTGTCTGAGCCTTTTGTGCCACAAATCTGTtacattttctttcattttgaaaaCTAATTTTCTCCTCCTTCAATAGATTTAGAGCAAAACTTTTTCCTCTCATTTTTACTCTGAAAACATCTTTACCATTACCATCGTTAATCAAGAATCTTTTTGTTTCAAACAAAACTTTATAGCCCTTTTCAATAAATTGCCCgacacttcaaatatttttatcaatttcagGGACGTACAACACATCGGCAATGAACTTTGTAATTGAATAGGTTGCGATTGCTATTGTTCCTTTAACTTTTACAACAGTATAGTTGTCATTTCCAACCGAACTTTTAATGAACTTGCACCGTTTACTTTCCTGAATAAATCCTTGTTATGTGTCATGTGGTTAGTACAACTGTTGTCAATTAGCCAATTCTCACTTGATTCGATTCTAGAGAAACATGCATTTTGCATTGAACAAGTGatcctcctcctcttcttcttgATCACATCACTTGCCTCATCACTATGTTGTTGATTCCTATTCTGAAATATAAGAGCTTCATGTCTCATTTGACTAGACATAGTGCACTTAGCAtttcgttttctccaacatTTAAATGATGGATGACATTTCTTTCCACAATATTGGAAAGGTGGATAAgattttcttcaaatttcatTCTTTTCTTTTGCTTTCGCTGATGTTGAGCCTACTCCAATTTCACCAAAATCCTTCTTGAATTTTCCAACATTTTGCTGATTGGCTGCTGAAGCTCCTTTCGTTGTTGTGTCCTCTCTCATCAATCTTCTATGTTCTTGCACCTTCAATGGTTTAATCAATTCTTCCaaagatatttttgaaaaatcctTGGTATTCTCTGAGGCAACGACGGTTGTTTCATATCTTTTGGGTACCGTTACAAGatttttttcaacaattctTGTGTCATTGAATTCCAATCCCAAAAGTCTTAGATTGTTTGCAATATTGAAAAGCTTGTCAGAGTAATCTCTAATCGTCTCGAATTCCTTCATTCTTTGAAGTCTAAATTCCCATATCAAGTTCAAGACTTGCATGCCTTTAATTCTTTCATGTTCTTCATATTCTTTCTTAAGATAACCAACACCTAATACATAATGACTCCTCATCAACAATCCTAAGCATGATATTTAACAATTCTAGCCAATAAAAATCAGCATTGAAAATTTTTGGACCACATGTGTTCCAAAAATGTTGATAGAATCCTAAATTAAATCCATCTGGTTCACGATATTTATCAGCTTGCATGTAGAAACCAACGTATTTGAATGTAAAAGGTACTGTTAAGTTTTCATTATCTCAAGTAGTAGAGAGGGGCATGGTATTAAGGACCAGAGAGTAATGGAGCACATATCCCAGAAGAGTTACAAACAACGTTGTTTGTGTCCTTCAAGGATGCAGTATTATTCACCTTTTTCCTAATAGTTGCAACACTGAATGTATTTAAGTGTGTGCATCCTTATACCAGAATGTATTGGCTGTTtgctttcaaaataaataatctcTAACTAGGAGTGCTTCTAAGTGCATTAAttaattcatgttttccttACTCCGTTTGATGATATCCATGGCTTATTTATCATGTCTCCATAGTAAGATTACTAACACTGAAGAACAGAGTTATCAAATTCAGGCTCCACCAACTAAGTATTCTCAAACTTAAATTGATAACGATCGAGGTCTAGTACCAATGAACATAGGGTTGCAAGAAAGCCCAAGAGGGTAATGATCTGATGTAGTAGTCGTTAGACATTCCAACCTCGCATCCGGAAATAAGTTGCACCAATTATCATTTGTCATAGCTCAATCTAGTTTCCCTTCTACTATCAGATTCATTCCAAGACTTTTGAACCAAGTGCACGGGTATCCCTCCATCTGAATATCAATTAAGCCCTCGTCCATAGTTGCCTTAGGGAAACCATTGATCAACTAATTGATGCGATCAACTCTTCCTTTCTTCTCATCAAATGAGAGAATATCATTGAAATTCCCTATATATAACAAGAAAATTGAGAAGTTTTTGAATGTTGTCTCAACAAATTCCATGACTTACACCAACACAAAGCCACATCGTCATCGCAACATTCACAGtagacaataaaataattatcaaaGCCCAAGACATAACACAACTCTTCTGTCTTATTCGAATTAATCACAGTCTCATACACGATAATAACACACACGATTATAATTTTGAACgatgtattttaaattttaaacttcACTCTAATCACCCAAGCCCCGACATTTCCAACAAATGATACTCATTTATCTTAACAGTTATGTTCCATTACATCATTGACATGAAACAAAGGATTAAAATGCATGGGAAAGTCATTTTCAGTATCTTGTTTACAAACATGATGCTTTAACTACAATTTCAGAtgctttttattttgtcaatCAAAGATGCtttttttagtagaaaaaaACATTGGATTAATTGAGAGAGTTTGGGGGCCATAGTGGTTTGTAGTTGGTAGTTGTAGATTATTCTGTATGAATATAATTAACTCCACTAATAAACAATGGTGAATATGACATGGTATACTCCAATTTGTGAGGCTAGTATTTCTCTAACAccttgtttatgtttttgttttactaTTTCTTTAGCACTTCATaatgattaatataataaaGGGAACTATCTTGAAATGTTTGACAAAGATGAATGACCAGAAACGCCTCTTAACTTATTCTGTTATTGTATTTTAATAGTTTGGTCTACTTACCTAAGGCAAAGGACTTTGCTAAATTCCAATCCAATTGATCCtaatttataagttttaatTAGTTTATCCTTTTTAATCAATTATTGAATCTAATTTCATTGGCAGCCCAAATTATATGATCTCAAATAATTTAAAGTTAGTCGATATAATATTCATTAAACATTGTTAAAATTGTATAATGTTCattaaatcaataattttaGCATTATATCACTCGACAAATTATTCAATtgtcttccttcaaaaaaaatatatatattcaattgtCTATTTTTGGATTTAGCCATCACCAACCGATCCCCAAAAGTCCGTGACCgatgctatttttatttttgttaaggaCAGATGCTATTTTTAATAACGGCTATAATTCTTGTTACTTATACACCAAGTAAAATTATGGTGGTATcttgaccaaaacaaaaaacaaaaattatggtGGTTGAAAaccaaacaattaaatttaagtGGTTAATAAATTCCATAATATAGCTAATTGTTTCGAAGAACTTAAGTTCATTTGATATgtaggacaatttttttttgttggattttacTTATCTTTCGATTGAAGTTCGAATTATCAGGGGGCCCTCTCCCTGTGGACTAGAGAATTGACCTCATTTGCTGTGTGGACAATTCTTTATCAAACTTTAATTATCTTTTGACCAAACTCCATATTATCAGGAACCTCTCTTCCATGAACAAGTGAAGGGTATATAaggaataataatatatatttttttagtaaaatattaatattaagtgAAATAGTTAATTTTCGCTTctaatcaaaattcaaagtaTTTTTTCCATATAGTTAGTGATAAGAGAAGTACATAATGAAGATATTCGAAATggcttaaattattatttagtcCCATATAAGATTAATATTTGATTCATCAACTACACAAccgttttttcttttctttgccTAATTAAAAGAATTTGGGTCTATACCTCATGCGTTTTAAGTACCAAAATTAACCGCTCCACTACAGTTAAttaaaaactccaaaattaaacTTTCTTTGATTTGACCAATATTTCTATTGCTATTAACTATTTTAACGTTTTCTTAATTCAtccatcaatttaattatatgttACTCAAACATTACGATCATAATTTTCTTCACACTCTTAGTGAGTGTGGTAAGGAAACatgttataattatataattaatctACAATATAAGCACTAGCAAGCTAGTTGAAGCAGTGCAAGTGTAACTTATGTGTGGGGCCACAAGCGTGAGGTGAAGAATGTCAAAGAAAGTTGCGTAGTAGTGGATATTGTGCCGCCCAAATTAGGCTTTTGTTTTACACTTCCCAAATGGCACACTTAAGCTTAAATTATTAATTGAGTTGTGCACTCCATAACTATCTCTATATAAGGCTTATAAATTCCCTCTCCCATATATCAAAACTCACAAGATAGAAGAGACATTTCAACTTGCTAGATATGGCTTACAAGTCTAGTTCTAATTCCTCTTTCCTCTTTCTATTGCTTCTCCTACATTTTAATTTGGGTACATTTCCTAACTCTTTTTCCTCAAATACTTTGTGGCCATTATTTAAGACATGTGACaatttatacatatataagtATAGTATGCATTATCATGTGAAAAATATACATGCAACTTTCATGAGCTCCATGTTATTATTCTTCActatcttatatttttttaatggaaggTAACTTGTTCTTATAAAATCAGTTTGTAAGGCTTGTTAGATTAGATGTATCTTCTTTTATACACTATTTTCAAGTGTTCTCTTTTCAatgtttattttcaaaacaCTCCCTCATGGCCTCACATCATATACTACAAGGTCAATGTtatctaattatatttttggattAGACCTAActaattaattctaacaaattctcattttgatatcatattatgttattttgaattgaatattattttttcattaaaatgcAAGGGTGTCATAGAAGGATCCGTGTTTCCCACTTTGGAAAATTCTATACGTATTAATTTGTCTAAGTCACTTAATCTGATCTATTTAACTAATATTAGACAActcaatttctgattttgatATACAAATCAAGTCTACAATATAAAGTTTATGTGAATGCATAAAATCCTAATCTGTTATGGACACGTTATCTATTtctttaattgtatttttgtagATATTGTACCATTTCTTCTTTCATTATTAATGTCATGTATTTATGCATAGGGATAAGCCAACTACAGGTAAACTACTACTCCAAGAGCTGCCCAAAAGCAGAAGAGATCATCAAGCAACAAGTCAATGAATTGTATAACAAGCATGGAAACACAGCAATTTCGTGGGTTAGAAATCTCTTCCATGATTGCATAGTCAAGGTGAGTATAAATATATAGACACATAATTAATTACCAGCAGAGTTATATCATTTCAGATTAAGAAGCAATCTATAAAACACATATATTATACTCCTCGGATTAGGAGTGTCCCTGTGTAGAATATGTATCGTATTCGAGAAACACCaacaaatatgattatattatttctttttttcaaattattattggtgttgATGTATCCGTATCCGTGTTGTGTCCGGTGGTCCGTGTCTGAGACTGAGTCTCTGCTTCATAAGAAGcaaattaataatgatttatATATGAGTTTTAAATGTCCTTGCAGTCATGTGATGCATCCCTGCTTTTGGAGACGGTGCACGGCGTGGTATCGGAG is from Medicago truncatula cultivar Jemalong A17 chromosome 1, MtrunA17r5.0-ANR, whole genome shotgun sequence and encodes:
- the LOC120578273 gene encoding uncharacterized protein encodes the protein MAASLKEMTSDFVKLEKFDGGNFIRWQKKMKFLLTTLKVAYVLNMARPEEKDDETVAETRDRQKWDNDDYICLRHILNGMSDSLFDIYQSSPSAKDLWDKLETRYMREDATNFKRTMKHKKEDISLEQLGNHLRLEEEYRKQEGIKNHVTQEKVHVMEEGNSSKSSKKRNHENDKSHHNHNGNNNKKKRKGECYFCGKEGHFKNECRFFKKRTKKRIQGQQMMILLRSFLKST